A single Balaenoptera ricei isolate mBalRic1 chromosome 13, mBalRic1.hap2, whole genome shotgun sequence DNA region contains:
- the POMC gene encoding pro-opiomelanocortin produces MPRLCSTCSGVLLLALLLQASMEVRGWCLEGSQCQDLTTESNLLACIRACKPDLSAETPVFPGNGDEQPLTENPRKYVMSHFRWDRFGRRNGSSSGGGAAQKREEEEGAGGEGPGPRGDGPEPGPREDKRSYSMEHFRWGKPVGKKRRPVKVYPNGAEDESAEAFPLEFKRELAGERPEPARGPEALAEAAAARAELEYGLVAEAEAAEKKDEGPYKMEHFRWGSPPKDKRYGGFMTSEKSQTPLVTLFKNAIIKNAHKKGQ; encoded by the exons ATGCCGAGATTGTGCAGCACTTGTTCGGGCGTCCTGCTGCTGGCCTTGCTGCTTCAGGCCTCCATGGAAGTGCGTGGTTGGTGCCTGGAGGGCAGCCAGTGTCAGGACCTCACCACGGAAAGTAACCTACTG GCGTGCATCCGGGCCTGCAAGCCAGACCTCTCGGCCGAGACGCCCGTGTTCCCCGGCAACGGCGACGAGCAGCCGCTGACCGAGAACCCCCGGAAGTACGTCATGAGCCACTTCCGCTGGGATCGTTTTGGCCGCCGGAAcggcagcagcagcggcggcggcgcggcCCAGAAgcgcgaggaggaggagggggcggggggcgaaGGCCCGGGGCCCCGCGGCGATGGCCCGGAGCCGGGGCCGCGCGAGGACAAGCGCTCCTACTCCATGGAGCACTTCCGCTGGGGCAAGCCGGTGGGCAAGAAGCGGCGCCCCGTGAAGGTGTACCCCAACGGCGCCGAGGACGAGTCGGCCGAGGCCTTCCCCCTTGAGTTCAAAAGGGAGCTGGCCGGGGAGCGGCCCGAGCCGGCGCGCGGCCCCGAGGCCCTGGCCGAGGCCGCGGCCGCCCGGGCCGAGCTGGAGTATGGCCTGGTGGCGGAGGCCGAGGCGGCCGAGAAGAAGGACGAGGGGCCGTATAAGATGGAGCACTTCCGCTGGGGCAGCCCGCCCAAGGACAAGCGCTACGGCGGCTTCATGACCTCCGAGAAGAGCCAGACGCCCCTGGTCACGCTGTTCAAAAACGCCATCATCAAGAACGCCCACAAGAAGGGCCAGTGA